The genomic segment GTTCCAGGGCAGTCGCAGCGATCAGCGAATCGATCAGCGATTCGCCCACAAGCGCCCACAAGCGCGGGCGCAGGGCACGCCCGGCGTTTCAGCGCCGCAAGCGGTCGACGCTGGCGCGCAGTTGGCCGGTCCAGGCGCGCCGGTCGCGCCCGCCGGCATGCTCGGGCTGGCCGTAGCGCACCATGGCGACGATCGGCGGCGCGCACAGCGTGCGCCAGATCGAGCCCAGCAGGGTTTCGTCGCCGATGTAGCTCGGGGCAAAGCTGATGGTGCCGGTGGCCTGGTCGGCAAAGCGCAGGCCCACGGGCTGGGCCGGTGCCCGGGCGATGACTGCGGCCTGCAACAAATTGGCGTGGAACGCCAGCATCTCGCGGCCGTCGCCGGTGGTGCCTTCGGGGAATACGGCCAGCACCTCGCGCTGCTGCAGCGCCGTTTGCATCGAGCGCACCATGCGCAACGCATCGCGGCGCGAGTTGCGCTCGATGTACAGGGAGCCGGCAGCCGTTGCCAGCCGGCCGATCAGCGGCCAGGCCCGCACGTCGGATTTGGCGACGAAGCGGCAATGGCACGCCGCATGCAGCACCGGGATGTCGAGCCACGAGAGGTGGTTGGCCACCAGCACCACCGGCCCGCCCAGCGGGGGCTGTCCCTCGATCCGCAGGCTGACGCCGGCATGCGTGAGCAGTTGCAGAGACCAAGCCTGCACATGCGCATGTTGCCGCTCCGGCGACAGGGCGGGAAAGCGCAGCGCCACGATGCACAGCCCCTTGAGCACATGGCCCAGCAGGCGCAGCGCACGCCAGCCGGCGCGCGGATATTTCCAGCCGGCGCGCAGCAGATGCAGCATCGGCCAGGCCCTGTCGAACGGCCCCGGCACCCATGATCTGCGCTTGGGCAGCACCATGGCTCAGCGACGCTCGAAAACCACTTGCCCGCCGACCAGCGTCATGCGCACGCGGCCCGGCAGCCGGTCGCCGGAAAATGGCGTGTGCTTGCCCTGGCTGTGCAGGGCTTGGTCCTGCACCGTCCAGACGGCCTGCGGATCGACAATGCACAGATCGCCGACGCCGCCTTCGACGATCCGGCCCAGGCTGTTTTGCCACTGGCCCAGGGCCGCTCCGAGCACGCGCGCAGGCCCGCAGGTCACGCTGGCCAGTGCGCGCACCAAGGGCAGGCCGCTGTCCTGCGACCATTTGAGCGCCAGGCTCAGCAGCAACTCCAGCCCGGTGGCTCCCGGCTCGGCTTGCGCAAAAGGCAGGGTCTTGGCGTCTTCATCGACCGGGTTGTGGTCGGACACCAGCGCGTCTATGGTGCCGTCGGCCAGCGCGCCCCGGAGGGCATCGCGGTCATGCTGCTGGCGCAGCGGGGGGGACAGGCGGGCCCGGCTGTCGAAGAAGCCGATGTCCGCATCGCACAGGTGCAGCGAATTGATGCT from the Verminephrobacter eiseniae EF01-2 genome contains:
- a CDS encoding lysophospholipid acyltransferase family protein, which produces MLHLLRAGWKYPRAGWRALRLLGHVLKGLCIVALRFPALSPERQHAHVQAWSLQLLTHAGVSLRIEGQPPLGGPVVLVANHLSWLDIPVLHAACHCRFVAKSDVRAWPLIGRLATAAGSLYIERNSRRDALRMVRSMQTALQQREVLAVFPEGTTGDGREMLAFHANLLQAAVIARAPAQPVGLRFADQATGTISFAPSYIGDETLLGSIWRTLCAPPIVAMVRYGQPEHAGGRDRRAWTGQLRASVDRLRR